Genomic segment of Anaerobacillus alkaliphilus:
TGGCCCTGTGAAGTCTCAGCAACCAGCCGTTTGGTCAGGTGCTAAATCCATCAAGTGATTTTTAGCTTGGAAGATGAGAAGAGGTAAACTGTCATCAGCGACTTCTTCTTATTTAGGAAGAGGTCTTTTATTTTAGATTTATTTTTAATGGTTTAAAGCGATAACGTATATGGGGGAGAGAGAATGGATTATAAGCATTTAGAAACAAAGATGGTACAGCTAGGGAACCGAAGTGAAACTCAAACGGGCACGATTAATCCTCCGGTATACTTTTCAACAGCTTATCGGCATGAAGGAATAGGTCAATCGACGGGATATGACTATAGTAGAACAGGAAATCCAACTAGACAAATCTTAGAAGAGGGAATTGCTCTTTTAGAAGGAGGAGATCGTGGTTTTGCCTGTAGTTCAGGAATGGCAGCGATTCAAACGGTGATGTCTATTTTTAAACAGGGAGATGAGATTATTGTTTGCCGAGATTTGTACGGTGGTACCTATCGGCTATTTCAACAAGGGTGGAGCAATTGGGGGATAACCTTCCAGTATTGGGACGGTGCTAGTTACGATCAATTAGAAACTCTTATTAATGAGCGTACTCAAGCAATTTTTATTGAGACACCAACAAACCCATTAATGCAGGAAATGAGTATAAGTGAAGTTAGCAATCTTGCTAAAAAGCATCAACTGTATTTGATTGTTGACAATACCTTTTATACACCATATATACAAAGGCCGATCGAAGAAGGGGCTGACATTGTCATTCACAGTGCCACGAAGTATTTAGGTGGACATAATGATGTACTCGCAGGATTAATAGTTGTTAAAGGCGAGGAACTTTGTCAAAGAGTTGGTTTTTTTCAGAATGGGATGGGGGCAACACTATCTCCCTTTGATTCTTGGCTGCTAATCCGTGGTATGAAAACATTAGCGTTAAGGATGGAGAAACATGAAGAGAATGCCAAAGTAATTGTCAAATACTTAACTGATCATCCATTTGTAACAGACGTTTTATATCCTGGTCGTGGTGGGATGTTGTCTTTTAGAATAAAAAAGGAACAGTGGATAAATCCACTCTTACAAAGTTTTAAACTGATTACGTTTGCAGAAAGCCTAGGTGGAGTTGAAAGTCTAATGACCTATCCGACTACACAAACGCATGCTGACATTCCTGAGGAACTTCGAGAAAAGTACGGGGTATGTAAGAGGCTTTTAAGATTTTCAGTAGGAATTGAAAATAAAGAAGATCTAATAGATGATTTACAACAAGGATTTGAGAGTTTAGCCTAAGGAGGGTCTAAGTTTGTCAGAACAATATCATATACAGACCAAATTATTGCACAATAGCCATAAAGTACATCAAGAAACAGGAGCGGTGAGTGTACCCATTCATCATTCTTCTACTTTTCATCAATACTCTTTTGATAGCTTCGGTGATTATGAATATGCAAGAGGTTCTAATCCTACACGTAAAGCACTTGAGGATGTCATTGCAGACCTAGAAGGGGGAACGAGAGGATTTGCCTTTCCTTCTGGAATGGCAGCAATATCAACAGCATTTATGTTGCTGTCAAAAGGTGATCATATTGTAATTACTGAGGATGTTTACGGAGGGACGTATCGCTTTGTTACGGAGGTTTTAGAAAAGTATGGGATTGAACATACGTTTGTGGATATGACAAACCATGAAGAGGTAGAAAAACATATCAATCCAAATACAAAATTAGTATATATTGAAACACCGTCAAATCCAACCTTGAAAATAACGGATATAAAAAAAATAGTAGCAATAGCTAAGACTCACAACTGTTTAACGTTTTGTGATAATACGTTTTTAACACCTGTATTTCAGAGACCTCTAGACTTAGGTGTTGATGTTGTGCTCCATAGTGCTACGAAATTTTTAGGAGGTCACAGTGACGTTATGGCTGGTCTTGCAGTTGTGAAAGACGTAGAGATTGGTAGACGTTTAGCCTTTTTACATAACGCCTTTGGATCTATCTTAGGTGTGCAGGATAGTTGGATCGTTTTACGTGGGATAAAAACATTACAAGTACGAATGAATGCTAGTTCACAGTCAGCTATGACAATCGCAAAATGGTTACAAACTAGAGAAGAAGTGAAAGCAGTTTATTATCCAGGCCTTGAAAATCACCCTGGAAAGAACATTCAAGAGCAACAATCGAAAAGTCATGGTGCAGTATTATCATTTGAATTTCCATCAAGGTTCCAAGCGAAAAAATTTGTGGAGAACGTAAAGCTTCCAGTTTTTGCAGTAAGCTTAGGAGCAGTGGAAACAATCCTATCCTATCCAGCCACGATGTCGCACGGTTCAATGCCTGAGGAAGAAAGGCTGAAACGTGGTATTAGTGACGGTTTACTAAGACTCTCAGTAGGCTTAGAGGATGTAAATGATCTTATTGAAGACTTCGAACAAGCGTTGCGTACGCTAAAAGATTGATAGCGTTCTAGTCTTTGTGAAGGGAAGAGGCAGATGAGTTTATTACAGGAACTAAAAACAAGAACGCTAATTGGTGATGGTGCAATTGGAACGTTTCTATATTTAAAAGGACTAGATCGTTGTTTTGAGGAATTAAATGTGACTGATCCTGCAAAAGTCCAGGAAGTACACGAAGCCTATATTGCAGCAGGTTCACAAATCATACAAACTAACACTTATGCAGCCAATAAACTAAAATTATCACGATATGGTTTAGAGAATGAAGTGTCCTCAATAAATCAAGCTGCTGTAAAATGTGCAATGCAATCAGCTGCTAAATCGAATACTTTTGTGCTAGGTACACTTGGAGGAATTAGAGGCTTTCAAAAACGAGCACAATCCCTAGATGAAATTGTTTCTAGCTTTGAAGAGCAGATGTTTACCCTTCTCGAGGGGGGAGATTGATGGACTATTGCTAGAGACATTTTATGATTATGAAGAGTTGGCAGCTTGTCTAAACATTGCAAGAAATAAGACAAATTTACCTATTATTACCAATGTTTCTTTAGACGAAGTCGGAGTTTTGCACGGTGGTTTACCGTTAAGAGAAGTTTTAGTAGCGTTAGAAGATTTAGGAGCAGATGTTGTCGGAATGAATTGCAGAATGGGCCCGTACCACATGCTTAAATCCTTTGAAGAGGTCCCACTATTAAACAAGGCGTTTTTATCTGCGTATCCTAATGCGAGTCTGCCAGATTATATTGATGGAAGACTGGTTTATCAAACAAATCCTCACTATTTTGGTGAAAGCGCAAAAGCATTTGTTAAAGAAGGAGTACGACTAATTGGTGGTTGTTGTGGAACGACACCAGATCATATAAGAGCAGCAGCTCAGGTGGTAAAAGATCTTGAGCCAATTAAAGAAAAACAGGTGAAAGCAAAGAAGAAACATCAAATCGTAATTCATCATGTACAGCAACAAGAATCTTTGCCAAATATTGCTTCAAGACAAAAATCAGTCATTGTAGAACTCGATCCTCCTAAAAAACTGAATAGTGACGTTTTTATTGAAGGAGCGAGTAAATTACATGAAGCGGGCGTTGACGCTGTTACGTTAGCTGATAATTCTTTAGCATCGCCTAGAATATGTAATCTTTCGTTAGCTTCGATTATAAAAAAAGAACATAACGTTAGACCCCTAGTTCACATTACATGCCGAGATCGTAATTTAATTGGGCTTCAGTCTCACTTAATGGGGCTTCATACGCTAGGTATCGATCAACTACTTGCAGTGACAGGTGATCCTACAAAAATAGGTGACTTCCCTGGAGCAACCTCGGTCTATGATTTAGCTTCATTTGATTTCATTAGACTTATTAAACAAATGAATGAAGGAGTCTCTTTTTCAGGAAAAGATTTAGGAGCCAAAACAAATTTTTCGGTAGGTGCAGCTTTCAATCCAAACGTAAGGCATTTAGACCAAATGGTCAAAAGAATGGAGAAAAAAATTGATTGCGGAGCAGATTACTTTCTAAGCCAGCCAGTATTTTGTAAAGAACAAGTAGCTGAAATCTATCACGCAACAAAACATCTCAAGGCGCCAATTTATTTAGGTGTTATGCCGTTAACAAGTAGTAAAAATGCTGAATTCCTTCACAATGAGGTACCAGGTATTAAACTTACAGAAGAAACGAGAGAACGCATGGCAATGGTGGCTAATGACATAGAAGCTTCACATTATGAAGGGATTCAAATAGCAAAAGAGCTAATTGACGAGGTTCATCTTTATTTTAATGGGCTATATTTAATTACTCCTTTTCTAAGATATGAGATCACAGTAGAATTAACAAAGTATTGGAAGTGGAAAAGCGCACAAAAGGTGATTAGAAAAGTTAGTAATTAGACATGAGTCAGCATGAAAGGAAAGATTACATGAAATATCAAGGGTTTGAAGAACGTTTGCAAAAAAATATATTAATCCTAGACGGTGCAATGGGAACAATGATTCAAAATAAAGAATTAACTGCCGATGATTTCGGTGGAGAAGAATTTGAGGGGTGTAATGAGTATCTGAATATAACTGCCCCAAAAGTTATCCAAGAGATTCATGAAGCCTATTTAGAGGCGGGTGCCGATATTATTGAAACGAATACCTTTGGTGCGACAAACATTGTCTTGGCAGATTATGACCTCCAAGATCTAGCAGTTGAAATTAATAAAAAAGCAGCTGAGATTGCAAAAGAAGCGACTGAAAAATTTTCTACAGAAGGTTGGCCGCGGTTTGTTGCAGGTTCCATGGGTCCAACTACAAAGGCTTTATCAGTAACAGGAGGAACAACTTTTGAGGAGCTAATTGAAGCCTACGAACAACAGGCTTACGGATTATTACTCGGTGGTGTTGATCTACTCTTACTAGAGACGAGTCAAGATACAAGAAATGTTAAGGCGGCGTATATAGGAATAGAGAATAGCTTTGCGAAATTTGGACGTAGAGTTCCGTTAATGATTTCCGGAACGATTGAACCAATGGGTACGACATTGGCTGGACAAAATATTGAAGCTTTCTATTTATCGATTGAACATATGAATCCGGCCGTTGTTGGCTTAAATTGTGCAACCGGACCTGAATTCATGCAAGACCACATTCGATCGTTAGCTGGGCTTTCTTCAACAGCAGTCATTTGTTTTCCGAATGCGGGCTTACCTGATGAAGAAGGTCACTACCATGAGTCACCTGAAATGTTAGCTAGGAAACTAAAGCAGTTTGCTGAAAAGGGTTGGCTAAACGTGGTAGGTGGATGCTGCGGAACAACTCCAGCTCATATATCAGCTATTCGTGAAGCTGTGAATGGTATTAAGCCTAGGGAGTTAATAACTGAACATCCTCATGCGTTAAGTGGAATTGAACCACTAATCTACGATGAATCAATGCGTCCTTTATTTGTAGGAGAGCGAACAAATGTTATCGGATCAAGAAAATTTAAGACATTAATTAAAGAAAGAAAATTTGAAGAGGCCTCTGAGATTGCTAGAGCCCAAGTAAAGAAGGGCGCACATATCGTTGATATTTGTTTAGCGGACCCCGATAGTGAAGAAATTGAGGATATCGAAAACTTCCTGCCGTATGTTATTAATAAGGTAAAAGTACCTTTGATGATTGACTCAACAGACGAAAAAGTAATTGAACGAGCGCTTACTTTTTCTCAAGGAAAATCAGTAATAAACTCAATAAATTTAGAAGATGGTGAAGAGCGTTTTGAAAGTGTTCTGCCA
This window contains:
- a CDS encoding methionine biosynthesis PLP-dependent protein, coding for MDYKHLETKMVQLGNRSETQTGTINPPVYFSTAYRHEGIGQSTGYDYSRTGNPTRQILEEGIALLEGGDRGFACSSGMAAIQTVMSIFKQGDEIIVCRDLYGGTYRLFQQGWSNWGITFQYWDGASYDQLETLINERTQAIFIETPTNPLMQEMSISEVSNLAKKHQLYLIVDNTFYTPYIQRPIEEGADIVIHSATKYLGGHNDVLAGLIVVKGEELCQRVGFFQNGMGATLSPFDSWLLIRGMKTLALRMEKHEENAKVIVKYLTDHPFVTDVLYPGRGGMLSFRIKKEQWINPLLQSFKLITFAESLGGVESLMTYPTTQTHADIPEELREKYGVCKRLLRFSVGIENKEDLIDDLQQGFESLA
- the metC gene encoding cystathionine beta-lyase, which codes for MSEQYHIQTKLLHNSHKVHQETGAVSVPIHHSSTFHQYSFDSFGDYEYARGSNPTRKALEDVIADLEGGTRGFAFPSGMAAISTAFMLLSKGDHIVITEDVYGGTYRFVTEVLEKYGIEHTFVDMTNHEEVEKHINPNTKLVYIETPSNPTLKITDIKKIVAIAKTHNCLTFCDNTFLTPVFQRPLDLGVDVVLHSATKFLGGHSDVMAGLAVVKDVEIGRRLAFLHNAFGSILGVQDSWIVLRGIKTLQVRMNASSQSAMTIAKWLQTREEVKAVYYPGLENHPGKNIQEQQSKSHGAVLSFEFPSRFQAKKFVENVKLPVFAVSLGAVETILSYPATMSHGSMPEEERLKRGISDGLLRLSVGLEDVNDLIEDFEQALRTLKD